The following nucleotide sequence is from Mesobacillus jeotgali.
CATGATCTATGTCTCTAAGAAAAGTTGCTTTGTAGGTTTTTAAGGGGACACATCCCAATGAAATTAAGTCATGCTTCATTTTTTTGCTATATATCCTAAATTCAGAATCGAGTGTTCTTTAGCTTTTAAATAAACAATTTTGTCCTTGATGTCATATGTAGCTTTAATACTTTTTTTAAATTTATAAAGGTGTTCTTTATCCTTTCTTGATAGACTAAGTGTTATACAATTTCTACGATTTTCCTTGCTTACACTTCCGTCAGCTAAAATAAATCCAAGCCAATAAGCTTTTTCCTCTGTTGTAATTTTACCAAAGAAATTTTCATCTAATAAAAATTTTCTTATCATTATTTATTATTCCCCTAAGTACGATTTTTTTAGAAGCTTGTCATAAGTTCCTTAAGGGGTTTTATGTTGG
It contains:
- a CDS encoding LAGLIDADG family homing endonuclease, producing MIRKFLLDENFFGKITTEEKAYWLGFILADGSVSKENRRNCITLSLSRKDKEHLYKFKKSIKATYDIKDKIVYLKAKEHSILNLGYIAKK